The proteins below come from a single Streptomyces sp. MRC013 genomic window:
- a CDS encoding DUF58 domain-containing protein has protein sequence MAAAGPAGPDGAVRSGFRGALGGLTTRGRSFLAAGVAAVVCAYVLGQPDLLRVGLLLAALPLVCATVLYRTRHRVTGSRWLSPQRVAAGAEARVRLRMENVSRVPTGLLMLQDHVPYVLGPRPRFALDRVEPGGRREVSYRVRSDLRGRYPLGPLQLRLSDPFGMCELTRSFSAYDMLTVVPRTEPLPAVRLPGEAPGRGDGRHGAPARVGEDDVIPREYRYGDDLRRVHWRSTARYGELMVRREEQPRQARCTVLLDTRAEAYGNDGPGPSFEWAVEGAASAVTHMLERGYAVRLLTDTGDALPGDGPDGYVAPGSGAADTAGLVMDALAVVDHSDEAGLDRAQDALRSGGEGLLIAFFGELDAAQAELAGRMRRRGGAAVAFVLDGAGAGTPDAVRRLREAGWSAVPVRPGDSLASLWRHAVPGAGAVAAGGTTGFSGGWS, from the coding sequence ATGGCGGCCGCGGGTCCCGCCGGCCCGGACGGCGCCGTCCGGAGCGGGTTCCGGGGCGCCCTGGGCGGACTGACCACGCGCGGCCGGTCGTTCCTGGCGGCCGGGGTGGCGGCGGTGGTGTGCGCGTACGTGCTCGGCCAGCCGGACCTGCTGCGCGTGGGCCTGCTGCTGGCGGCGCTGCCCCTGGTGTGCGCGACGGTGCTGTACCGCACGCGCCACCGGGTCACGGGCAGCCGGTGGCTCTCCCCGCAGCGGGTGGCCGCCGGCGCGGAGGCCCGGGTGCGGCTGCGCATGGAGAACGTGTCGCGGGTGCCGACCGGGTTGCTGATGCTCCAGGACCACGTGCCGTACGTGCTGGGGCCGCGGCCCCGGTTCGCGCTCGACCGGGTGGAGCCGGGCGGCAGGCGCGAGGTGTCGTACCGGGTCCGCTCCGACCTGCGCGGGCGCTATCCGCTGGGCCCACTGCAGCTGAGGCTGAGCGACCCGTTCGGGATGTGCGAGCTGACGCGTTCGTTCAGCGCGTACGACATGCTGACGGTCGTGCCGCGGACGGAGCCGCTGCCGGCCGTCCGGCTCCCCGGCGAGGCGCCGGGCCGCGGCGACGGACGGCACGGCGCACCGGCCCGGGTCGGCGAGGACGACGTCATCCCCCGCGAGTACCGGTACGGCGACGACCTGCGCCGGGTGCACTGGCGGTCCACGGCGCGGTACGGCGAGCTGATGGTGCGGCGCGAGGAGCAGCCGCGGCAGGCCCGCTGCACCGTGCTGCTGGACACCCGCGCGGAGGCGTACGGGAACGACGGGCCCGGCCCGTCGTTCGAGTGGGCGGTGGAGGGCGCCGCGTCGGCGGTGACGCACATGCTGGAACGCGGCTACGCGGTGCGGCTGCTGACGGACACCGGGGACGCGCTGCCCGGCGACGGCCCGGACGGATACGTGGCCCCGGGATCCGGGGCGGCGGACACGGCGGGGCTGGTGATGGACGCGCTCGCGGTGGTGGACCACTCGGACGAGGCGGGCCTCGACCGGGCGCAGGACGCGCTGCGCTCCGGGGGCGAGGGGCTGCTGATCGCGTTCTTCGGGGAGCTGGACGCGGCGCAGGCGGAGCTGGCGGGCCGGATGCGGCGGCGCGGCGGCGCGGCGGTCGCGTTCGTCCTGGACGGCGCGGGCGCCGGCACGCCGGACGCGGTGCGGCGCCTCCGGGAGGCGGGCTGGTCGGCGGTGCCGGTGCGGCCGGGTGACTCGCTCGCCTCGCTGTGGCGGCATGCCGTGCCGGGCGCGGGAGCGGTCGCCGCCGGTGGTACGACGGGGTTCTCGGGGGGTTGGTCATGA
- a CDS encoding penicillin-binding protein 2 produces the protein MPSQEPPHRRAPRPSGARRTPGAARADRAGRPRPAPRPGQAPPRSARPLRLGNPRPRLRLVSLGLTLVMLAFVVRLLQVQAVDAAAYAAKAEKNRYLSHKLAAERGEITDRSGIALATSVDAYDITADPKMFTPQESKVPDAPEQAAALLAPILGKDPDELVRTLKAPPSPRYAVLARKQTPQVWNQIRGLKRLLAKKAREDAAGGGPGVSVLAGVLSEKSSRRVYPNGSLGAGILGYVNTEGRGAGGLEAMLDRELAGRDGSITYAHSGGRRVPTAGARETPAVPGSDIELTIDRDIQWAAQKAIAEQVAASRADRGYVVVQNVRTGEILAMANAPGFDPNDLSRADSAAMGNAALQDAFEPGSTAKVMSMAAVLEEGVATPSTHVVVPNRLHRGDRLFKDDVDHPTWYLTLNGVLAKSSNIGTILATGQLGRNQAEANRVLHAYLRKFGIGSPTGLGYPGETSGILAHPRSWNTSQQYTIPFGQGLSVNAVQAASVYSTIGNGGVRVAPTLVRGTRGPDGRFAPAPAPDRTRVVSEKTAETLAAMLESVVDDREGTGTRAAIPGYRVAGKTGTANRVDPRLGRYKGYTASFAGFAPADDPRITVYCAIQNPTRGSYFGGQICGPVHKKVMEFALKTLHIAPTGARPPRMPVTFTPGS, from the coding sequence GTGCCCTCCCAGGAACCTCCGCACCGCCGCGCCCCCCGGCCCTCCGGCGCCCGGCGCACCCCGGGCGCCGCCCGTGCGGACCGCGCCGGCCGCCCGCGCCCCGCGCCCCGCCCGGGGCAGGCCCCGCCCCGGTCCGCGCGCCCGCTCCGCCTCGGCAACCCGCGCCCCCGCCTCCGCCTGGTCAGCCTCGGCCTGACCCTCGTCATGCTGGCGTTCGTCGTACGGCTCCTCCAGGTCCAGGCCGTCGACGCCGCCGCCTACGCCGCCAAGGCCGAGAAGAACCGCTACCTGAGCCACAAGCTGGCCGCCGAGCGCGGCGAGATCACCGACCGCTCCGGCATCGCGCTGGCCACCAGCGTCGACGCGTACGACATCACCGCCGACCCGAAGATGTTCACCCCGCAGGAGAGCAAGGTCCCCGACGCGCCCGAGCAGGCGGCCGCCCTCCTCGCCCCGATCCTCGGCAAGGACCCGGACGAGCTGGTCCGCACCCTCAAGGCACCGCCGTCCCCGCGCTACGCCGTCCTCGCCCGCAAGCAGACCCCGCAGGTCTGGAACCAGATCAGGGGCCTCAAAAGGCTCCTCGCGAAGAAGGCCCGCGAGGACGCGGCCGGAGGCGGCCCCGGCGTCAGCGTCCTGGCCGGCGTGCTGAGCGAGAAGAGCAGCAGGCGCGTCTACCCGAACGGTTCCCTCGGCGCGGGGATACTCGGCTACGTCAACACCGAGGGCCGCGGTGCCGGCGGCCTCGAGGCGATGCTCGACCGGGAACTCGCCGGCCGGGACGGCAGCATCACCTACGCCCACTCCGGCGGCCGCCGGGTGCCCACCGCCGGCGCCCGCGAGACGCCCGCCGTACCCGGCTCCGACATCGAGCTGACCATCGACCGCGACATCCAGTGGGCCGCCCAGAAGGCCATCGCCGAGCAGGTCGCCGCCTCCCGCGCCGACCGCGGCTACGTCGTCGTCCAGAACGTCCGGACCGGCGAGATCCTCGCCATGGCCAACGCCCCCGGGTTCGACCCCAACGACCTGTCGCGGGCCGATTCCGCCGCCATGGGGAACGCCGCCCTCCAGGACGCCTTCGAACCCGGCTCCACCGCCAAGGTGATGTCGATGGCGGCCGTACTGGAGGAGGGCGTCGCCACGCCCTCCACCCACGTCGTCGTCCCCAACCGGCTGCACCGCGGCGACCGCCTCTTCAAGGACGACGTCGACCACCCCACCTGGTACCTGACGCTCAACGGCGTCCTCGCCAAGTCGTCCAACATCGGCACCATCCTCGCCACCGGCCAGCTCGGCCGGAACCAGGCGGAGGCCAACCGGGTCCTCCACGCGTACCTGCGCAAGTTCGGCATCGGCAGCCCCACCGGCCTCGGCTACCCGGGCGAGACCTCTGGCATCCTCGCCCACCCGCGGAGCTGGAACACCTCCCAGCAGTACACGATCCCCTTCGGCCAGGGACTGTCCGTCAACGCCGTGCAGGCCGCCTCCGTCTACTCGACCATCGGCAACGGCGGCGTCCGCGTCGCACCCACCCTGGTCCGCGGCACCCGGGGCCCCGACGGCCGCTTCGCCCCCGCCCCCGCGCCGGACAGGACGCGTGTCGTGAGCGAGAAGACCGCCGAAACCCTCGCCGCCATGCTGGAATCGGTCGTCGACGACCGGGAGGGCACCGGCACCAGGGCCGCCATCCCCGGCTACCGCGTCGCCGGCAAGACCGGCACCGCCAACCGGGTCGACCCGCGACTCGGCCGCTACAAGGGGTACACCGCCTCCTTCGCCGGGTTCGCACCCGCCGACGACCCCCGGATCACCGTCTACTGCGCCATCCAGAACCCCACCCGGGGCAGCTACTTCGGCGGCCAGATCTGCGGCCCGGTCCACAAGAAGGTCATGGAGTTCGCCCTGAAGACCCTGCACATCGCGCCGACCGGAGCACGGCCCCCGCGCATGCCGGTCACCTTCACGCCCGGCAGCTGA
- a CDS encoding MoxR family ATPase — translation MTTYDDRASLTDLTTTAERVRRSVEGVIEGKPEVVGLSLTVLLAEGHLLIEDVPGVGKTMLAKALARSIDCSVRRIQFTPDLLPSDITGVSVYDQQRREFEFKPGAIFSQIVIGDEINRASPKTQSALLESLEERQVTVDGRSYELPSPFMVVATQNPVEMEGTYPLPEAQRDRFMARVSIGYPSAEAELRMLDTHGEASPLDGIQPVAHAHDVVKLIDAVRGVHVAESVRRYAVDLVGATRTHPDLRLGASPRATLHLLRAAKAAAALGGRAYTLPDDVQALAVPVLAHRLLPTAQAQLNRRTAEQVVADILQRTPVPAVAQQPAGEAFLAQRPGLRRL, via the coding sequence GTGACGACCTATGACGACCGAGCGAGCCTCACTGACCTGACCACCACAGCGGAGCGGGTCCGCCGATCGGTGGAGGGTGTGATCGAGGGCAAGCCCGAGGTCGTAGGGCTCTCGCTGACCGTGCTGCTGGCCGAGGGGCACCTCCTCATCGAGGACGTCCCGGGGGTCGGCAAGACGATGCTGGCGAAGGCGCTCGCGCGGTCCATCGACTGCTCGGTGCGGCGGATCCAGTTCACGCCCGACCTGCTGCCGTCCGACATCACGGGCGTGTCGGTCTACGACCAGCAGCGGCGCGAGTTCGAGTTCAAGCCGGGCGCGATCTTCTCCCAGATCGTGATCGGCGACGAGATCAACCGCGCCTCGCCGAAGACGCAGTCCGCGCTGCTGGAGTCGCTGGAGGAGCGTCAGGTCACCGTCGACGGGCGGTCGTACGAGCTGCCGAGCCCGTTCATGGTGGTGGCCACGCAGAACCCGGTGGAGATGGAAGGAACGTATCCGCTGCCGGAGGCCCAGCGGGACCGCTTCATGGCGCGCGTCTCGATCGGCTACCCGAGCGCCGAGGCCGAGCTGCGGATGCTGGACACCCACGGCGAGGCGTCCCCGTTGGACGGCATCCAGCCGGTGGCGCACGCCCACGACGTGGTGAAGTTGATCGACGCGGTGCGCGGCGTCCACGTGGCCGAGTCGGTCCGGCGGTACGCGGTGGACCTGGTCGGGGCGACCCGGACGCACCCGGACCTGCGGCTGGGCGCCTCCCCGCGCGCGACGCTGCACCTGCTGCGGGCCGCGAAGGCCGCCGCCGCGCTGGGCGGCCGCGCGTACACGCTCCCCGACGACGTGCAGGCGCTGGCCGTGCCCGTGCTGGCGCACCGGCTGCTGCCGACCGCGCAGGCGCAGCTGAACCGGCGGACCGCCGAGCAGGTCGTGGCGGACATCCTGCAGCGCACGCCCGTGCCCGCGGTCGCCCAGCAACCCGCCGGGGAGGCGTTCCTCGCCCAGCGGCCCGGTCTGCGGCGGCTGTGA
- the mraY gene encoding phospho-N-acetylmuramoyl-pentapeptide-transferase has product MRQILFAGAIGLFLTLIGTPLLIKLLARKGYGQFIRDDGPRTHGSKKGTPTMGGISFILATLIAYALAKVITGEDPSYSGVLVLFLMAGMGLVGFLDDYIKIVKQRSLGLRAKAKMAGQLIVGIAFAVLALQFSDKRGLAPASTKLSFITDFGWTIGPVLFVVWALFMILAMSNGVNLTDGLDGLATGASVMVFGAYTFIGLWQFQESCANAKELTNPNACFEVRDPLDLAVVASALMGACFGFLWWNTSPAKIFMGDTGSLALGGALAGLAICSRTELLLAILGGLFVLITLSVIIQVGSFRMTGRRVFRMAPLQHHFELKGWSEVLVVVRFWIIQGMCVIVGLGLFYAGWAADK; this is encoded by the coding sequence ATGAGGCAGATCCTCTTCGCGGGGGCCATCGGGCTCTTCCTGACCCTGATCGGTACGCCGCTGCTGATCAAGCTCCTGGCCCGCAAGGGGTACGGGCAGTTCATCCGGGACGACGGCCCGCGCACCCACGGCAGCAAGAAGGGCACGCCCACCATGGGCGGCATCTCCTTCATCCTGGCCACGCTCATCGCGTACGCCCTGGCCAAGGTCATCACCGGTGAGGACCCGTCGTACTCGGGCGTCCTGGTGCTGTTCCTGATGGCCGGCATGGGCCTCGTCGGGTTCCTCGACGACTACATCAAGATCGTCAAGCAGCGGTCGCTCGGCCTGCGGGCCAAGGCCAAGATGGCCGGCCAGCTGATCGTCGGCATCGCCTTCGCCGTCCTCGCCCTGCAGTTCTCCGACAAGCGGGGGCTGGCCCCGGCCTCCACCAAGCTGTCGTTCATCACCGACTTCGGCTGGACCATCGGCCCGGTGCTGTTCGTCGTCTGGGCGCTGTTCATGATCCTGGCGATGTCGAACGGCGTGAACCTGACGGACGGTCTGGACGGCCTGGCCACCGGCGCGTCGGTGATGGTCTTCGGCGCGTACACCTTCATCGGGCTCTGGCAGTTCCAGGAGTCCTGCGCCAACGCCAAGGAACTCACCAACCCGAACGCCTGCTTCGAGGTGCGCGACCCGCTCGACCTCGCCGTCGTGGCCTCCGCGCTGATGGGCGCCTGCTTCGGCTTCCTGTGGTGGAACACCTCGCCCGCGAAGATCTTCATGGGCGACACCGGTTCGCTCGCCCTCGGCGGCGCCCTCGCCGGCCTCGCCATCTGCTCCCGCACGGAGCTGTTGCTGGCGATCCTCGGCGGCCTCTTCGTCCTGATCACCCTCTCCGTGATCATCCAGGTCGGCTCCTTCCGGATGACCGGCAGGCGCGTCTTCCGCATGGCGCCCCTGCAACACCACTTCGAGCTCAAGGGCTGGTCGGAAGTGCTCGTCGTGGTGCGGTTCTGGATCATCCAGGGCATGTGCGTCATCGTGGGCCTGGGACTCTTCTACGCGGGATGGGCGGCCGACAAGTGA
- a CDS encoding UDP-N-acetylmuramoyl-L-alanyl-D-glutamate--2,6-diaminopimelate ligase, with protein MTTITPDDGNRSGGGREPAASFSPITGAPGTLTAVPHPDQPRTTDQDVPAKQPGAPRPARVRPTPLGELAARLAAPAPHGPDRPFEGRVTGITHDSRAVRPGDVYAALPGARLHGADFAAQAAGLGAAAILTDPAGADRAAATGLPVLVADDPRGRMGELAAEIYGRPGSGLLTIGITGTSGKTTTAYLVEGGLRAAGRTPGLIGTVETRIGDERVRSERTTPEATDLQALLAVMRERGVEAVAMEVSSHALVLGRVDGCVFDVAVFSNLSPEHMEFHSGMEDYFRAKAQLFTPRRSRRGVVNHDDEYGRRLAAEATVPVVTFSADGDPDADWRAEDVRSGPLGSTFTIVGPGGERIDARAPLPGPFNVANALAAVVALAVAGVDPRTAADGVAAVPGVPGRLERVDAGQPYLAVVDYAHKTDAVESVLRSLRKVTEGGIHIVLGCGGDRDVTKRGPMGAAAARLADTAVLTSDNPRSEDPLAILSAMLAGAARVPARERGTVLVDPDRASAIAAAVARARPGDTVLVAGKGHEQGQDIAGVVRPFDDRQVLREAIQNSQG; from the coding sequence GTGACGACGATCACGCCAGACGACGGGAACCGATCCGGCGGCGGCCGCGAACCGGCGGCCTCATTTAGCCCGATCACGGGTGCGCCCGGTACGCTCACCGCCGTGCCCCACCCTGATCAGCCCCGAACCACCGACCAGGACGTCCCCGCGAAACAGCCGGGGGCGCCCCGCCCGGCCCGGGTCCGCCCCACGCCCCTCGGCGAACTGGCCGCCCGGCTGGCCGCACCCGCTCCGCACGGGCCGGACCGGCCGTTCGAGGGACGGGTCACCGGCATCACCCACGACTCCCGGGCGGTACGCCCCGGGGACGTGTACGCCGCGCTGCCGGGCGCCCGGCTGCACGGCGCCGACTTCGCCGCCCAGGCCGCCGGCCTCGGCGCCGCCGCGATCCTCACCGACCCTGCGGGAGCCGACCGCGCCGCGGCGACCGGCCTGCCCGTCCTGGTGGCCGACGACCCGCGCGGCCGGATGGGCGAACTCGCCGCCGAGATCTACGGCCGTCCCGGCTCCGGCCTCCTCACCATCGGGATCACCGGCACGTCCGGCAAGACCACCACCGCGTACCTCGTCGAAGGCGGCCTCAGGGCCGCCGGGCGCACCCCCGGGCTGATCGGCACCGTCGAGACGCGCATCGGCGACGAGCGCGTCAGGTCCGAGCGGACCACCCCCGAGGCCACCGACCTCCAGGCCCTGCTCGCCGTCATGCGGGAGCGCGGCGTGGAGGCGGTCGCCATGGAGGTGTCCAGCCACGCCCTCGTGCTCGGCCGGGTCGACGGCTGCGTCTTCGACGTCGCCGTCTTCAGCAACCTCAGCCCGGAGCACATGGAGTTCCACTCCGGCATGGAGGACTACTTCCGGGCCAAGGCGCAGCTGTTCACCCCGCGCCGCTCCCGCCGGGGGGTCGTCAACCACGACGACGAGTACGGCAGGAGACTGGCCGCCGAGGCGACCGTGCCCGTCGTCACCTTCTCCGCCGACGGCGACCCGGACGCCGACTGGCGTGCCGAGGACGTCCGCAGCGGCCCCCTCGGCAGCACGTTCACCATCGTCGGCCCCGGGGGCGAGCGGATCGACGCCCGGGCGCCGCTGCCGGGTCCGTTCAACGTCGCCAACGCCCTCGCCGCCGTCGTCGCCCTCGCCGTCGCCGGCGTCGACCCGCGGACGGCCGCCGACGGCGTCGCCGCCGTGCCCGGCGTGCCCGGTCGGCTGGAGCGCGTCGACGCCGGTCAGCCGTACCTCGCCGTGGTCGACTACGCCCACAAGACCGACGCCGTCGAGTCCGTGCTGCGCTCCCTGCGCAAGGTCACCGAGGGCGGGATCCACATCGTCCTCGGCTGCGGGGGCGACCGCGACGTCACCAAGCGGGGCCCCATGGGCGCCGCCGCGGCGCGCCTCGCCGACACCGCCGTGCTGACCTCCGACAACCCGCGCTCCGAGGACCCCCTCGCGATCCTCTCCGCGATGCTCGCCGGCGCCGCCCGGGTACCCGCCCGCGAACGGGGCACCGTCCTCGTCGACCCCGACCGCGCCTCCGCGATCGCCGCCGCCGTGGCCCGCGCGCGGCCGGGCGACACCGTGCTCGTCGCGGGCAAGGGCCACGAGCAGGGCCAGGACATCGCAGGCGTGGTACGGCCCTTCGACGACCGCCAGGTCCTGCGGGAAGCCATCCAGAACAGTCAGGGATGA
- the rsmH gene encoding 16S rRNA (cytosine(1402)-N(4))-methyltransferase RsmH, with protein MELPDKDGGERPGGNTRHVPVMLRRCLDLLAPALERPGAVVVDCTLGLGGHSEALLGRFPGARLVALDRDTEALRLSGERLARFGDRAALVHAVYDELPDVLERLGVPRVQGVLFDLGVSSMQLDEADRGFAYAQDAPLDMRMDQTAGVSAAEVLNTYPPGELVRVLRAYGEEKQAKRIVAAIVREREKEPFTRSARLVELIRDALPQAAKRTGGNPAKRTFQALRIEVNGELAVLERAIPAAVRALAVGGRIAVLSYHSLEDRLVKQVFAAGAATTAPPGLPVVPERYQPRLKLLTRGAELPTEEEVAENRRAAPARLRGAERIREDA; from the coding sequence GTGGAACTCCCCGACAAGGACGGCGGCGAACGGCCGGGCGGGAACACCCGGCACGTCCCCGTGATGCTCCGACGGTGCCTGGACCTGCTCGCTCCCGCGCTGGAGCGGCCCGGGGCGGTCGTCGTCGACTGCACCCTCGGCCTCGGCGGCCACAGCGAGGCACTGCTCGGCCGGTTCCCCGGGGCGCGGCTCGTCGCCCTCGACCGCGACACCGAGGCGCTGCGCCTCTCCGGTGAGCGCCTCGCCCGCTTCGGCGACCGCGCCGCGCTCGTCCACGCCGTCTACGACGAGCTCCCCGACGTCCTCGAACGGCTCGGCGTCCCGCGCGTCCAGGGCGTCCTGTTCGACCTCGGTGTCTCCTCCATGCAGCTCGACGAGGCCGACCGCGGCTTCGCCTACGCCCAGGACGCCCCGCTCGACATGCGCATGGACCAGACGGCGGGCGTCAGCGCCGCCGAGGTCCTCAACACGTACCCGCCCGGCGAACTGGTCCGCGTCCTGCGCGCCTACGGCGAGGAGAAGCAGGCCAAGCGGATCGTCGCCGCCATCGTGCGGGAGCGGGAGAAGGAGCCGTTCACCCGCAGCGCCCGCCTGGTCGAGCTGATCCGCGACGCCCTGCCGCAGGCCGCCAAGCGCACCGGCGGCAACCCGGCCAAACGGACCTTCCAGGCCCTGCGCATCGAGGTCAACGGCGAGCTGGCCGTACTGGAGCGGGCGATCCCGGCCGCCGTGCGGGCCCTCGCGGTCGGCGGGCGGATCGCCGTCCTGTCGTACCACTCGCTGGAGGACCGCCTGGTCAAACAGGTGTTCGCCGCGGGCGCCGCCACCACGGCACCGCCCGGTCTGCCCGTGGTCCCCGAGCGGTACCAGCCGCGACTCAAGCTCCTGACCCGCGGCGCCGAACTCCCCACCGAGGAGGAGGTCGCCGAGAACCGCAGGGCCGCGCCGGCCCGGCTGCGCGGCGCGGAACGGATCAGGGAGGACGCGTGA
- a CDS encoding septum formation initiator family protein: MTKAGPPKGRAARLARFVPSGPGTAARTPFVLLVVVLLGGGLIGLLLLNTSLSQGSFKLAELKRRTTELTDQEQALQREVDTRSAPDALERRARELGMVPGGAPAFLEPDGTVRGLPGPAPAAPGALPGADPSPQLASAPVPRAPAAPAPVPTTPGR; this comes from the coding sequence GTGACGAAGGCGGGGCCTCCGAAGGGGCGCGCGGCCCGGCTCGCCCGGTTCGTGCCGTCCGGGCCGGGCACCGCCGCCCGCACCCCCTTCGTCCTGCTCGTCGTGGTCCTCCTCGGCGGCGGACTCATCGGGCTCCTGCTCCTCAACACCTCCCTGAGCCAGGGGTCCTTCAAGCTGGCCGAGCTGAAACGGAGGACCACCGAGCTCACCGACCAGGAGCAGGCCCTCCAGCGGGAGGTCGACACCCGCTCCGCCCCCGACGCGCTGGAGCGGCGGGCCCGCGAGCTGGGCATGGTGCCCGGCGGCGCCCCCGCCTTCCTGGAACCGGACGGCACGGTCCGCGGCCTCCCCGGCCCGGCCCCCGCCGCACCCGGCGCCCTCCCCGGCGCGGACCCGTCACCGCAGCTCGCGTCCGCCCCCGTGCCCCGCGCCCCCGCGGCCCCGGCCCCCGTCCCGACGACCCCCGGCAGGTGA
- a CDS encoding carbonic anhydrase → MSTSAHSPIDVRNETVTDRLVEANRHYAEQFTDPGMDARPVLKVAIVACMDARLDLHAALGLHLGDCHTIRNAGGVVTDDVIRSLTISQRALGTRSIALVHHTGCGLERITEGFRDELEQEVGQRPTWAVEAFRDVDQDVRQSMQRVRTSPFLQHTDDVRGFVFDVTTGLLREVDPA, encoded by the coding sequence ATGTCGACTTCCGCGCACTCCCCGATCGATGTCCGGAACGAGACGGTCACCGACCGCCTCGTCGAGGCCAACCGCCACTACGCCGAGCAGTTCACCGACCCCGGGATGGACGCGCGGCCCGTGCTCAAGGTGGCCATCGTCGCCTGCATGGACGCCCGCCTCGACCTGCACGCCGCGCTCGGCCTCCACCTGGGCGACTGCCACACCATCCGCAACGCGGGCGGTGTGGTCACGGACGACGTGATCCGCTCGCTCACCATCAGCCAGCGGGCGCTCGGCACCCGCAGCATCGCCCTCGTGCACCACACGGGGTGCGGCCTGGAGAGGATCACCGAGGGCTTCCGCGACGAGCTGGAGCAGGAGGTCGGGCAGCGTCCCACCTGGGCGGTGGAGGCCTTCCGGGACGTCGACCAGGACGTCCGGCAGTCGATGCAGCGGGTGCGCACCTCGCCCTTCCTCCAGCACACCGACGACGTGCGGGGCTTCGTCTTCGACGTGACGACCGGCCTGCTGCGGGAGGTCGACCCGGCCTGA